One genomic region from Mytilus trossulus isolate FHL-02 chromosome 9, PNRI_Mtr1.1.1.hap1, whole genome shotgun sequence encodes:
- the LOC134685345 gene encoding uncharacterized protein LOC134685345 yields the protein MINDIYDLKGNKVKGEQCSFLTVDMSLLNLLVCGGADLCPATIDPIAPPKNKKLSSRPIQLQNTNRSVLFMFISNGLFKTAEYLLRSGWDVKQEEWFDDFDVSKLDLRNIRVYKQNEYEERKAEFQSYLENIDTGPKSLTNICRKSIRSQLLMVSNGSEIETKISALPLPPKIKFFLSLKEFMNDIESIVIKNMDYMFVYDRDDDSFDSDLDW from the exons ATGATTAACGACATATACGATCTCAAGGGGAACAAGGTAAAGGGCGAACAATGCAGCTTTTTAACGGTAGACATGTCGCTGTTGAATCTACTAGTTTGTGGAGGTGCAGATTTATGTCCTGCTACAATTGATCCAATCGCAccaccaaaaaacaaaaaactgtcCTCTCGACCAATACAGCT ACAAAATACAAATCGCTCAGTCTTATTCATGTTTATAAGTAATGGACTCTTCAAAACTGCTGAATATTTACTACGAAGTGGATGGGATGTTAAACAAGAAGAATGGTTTGATGATTTTGATGTCTCAAAGTTAGATCTTAGAAATATAAGAGTCTACAAACAGAATGAATATGAAGAAAGAAAAGCAGAATTTCAATCATACCTGGAAAACATTGATACGGGTCCAAAatccttaacaaatatatgcaGAAAATCAATTCGATCTCAACTCCTAATGGTGTCAAATGGTTCTGAGATTGAAACAAAGATTTCAGCACTTCCGCTTCcaccaaaaatcaaatttttcttATCTTTGAAGGAATTTATGAACGACATCGAAAGTATTGTGATAAAAAA tatgGATTACATGTTTGTTTATGATAGAGACGATGATTCCTTTGATTCAGATCTAGATTGGTAA